The stretch of DNA GTGAAAAGCCTTGCCGGTCTTTTGTGGACGCACATAAATATCTTTGTTCAGATCGTCACAAATAATATAAGCTGCTCCACTTCTGGTCATGTCAACCTGCCCAGTATATACATTGGGGTTGTTCTCGTCTATTTCAGACTTGTCAATTTTTTGCAGGCTTTTATATACATTTTCAGTTTTGATGATTTTCCCGCGTGAGGTCAGAAAATCCAGGCTGGAAAATATTTCCTGAGAACTGTTTTCTCTCAAAAACTGCTTAAGGACCTTGTTTTTATCACGGCCTTTGTCGCCAGATTTCTCGATGAATTTTTGAATTTCTTTATTGAGTGCTTTTCTTTTTTCTCCTTTTCCGGAGGATTTCTTTTTATTTTTCGACATATTGTTTTATTAATTCAGTCCTTAAACATGCATTTTTCACCTTCATTATATGGTTTTTTAATCAAAGAGTGAAGGCCTTCTCTTAAATTTTCTGTTAATATTATAGCTTGGTCTGGCTCCTTTTGATTTTAGTAGATACTTCTTTTTGGTTAGGTTGCTGATAATACTTCTGATTTTTCTTTTATAATCGTTGTATTTTTTAACGTCCTCAATTTTTTGGTTTTTTCTGAAATAAAGGAAATCCCCAACTTGAGCTGCATTTATATCCTTAAGGTTTTTTCCATATTTATTAAAATGTAAAATAGTATTGAGTGTATCTTTATAATGAGAACCAAGCTCATCAAATGCTCCTCCAAAAATATTTCTCAATTCATCTGTAAAATCAAACTTATTAAGTGTTTGATCAACTATATAGGTAGGGTATAGTTCAGGACTGTCAGGATGTTTTTTTATTAAACCCCACTTTTCAAGTTCTGCTATCACAAAGAAATGATTATTGTCAGGGGTTAAAGCAATACAATATCGCTCTTGGTAACCCATTCTTTCTGATTTGAAAAAATAAGCCAAGACAGTTGCTTGTTCTTTTGTGAGTTCTCTTCCGTTTGTTTTTCTAAAAATATATCCACCAAAGCTTTTAAGCCACCAATCAATTTCGTCATCCAATATTTTACCTTTTGGGATAAATAATCCTACATCTTGTTCTGCATAAAGAATATAATAGGGGATGTCAATCTTGTTTTCAAGGGCCATATTTGTTAATGAAGACATTCCCCATCCTTTGCCTTCCCAGCGGTCAAATGATTTTAATACATCAGCAAGACGTGGGTTTTGCGCTTTTGGTATAGGAATGATTCGTCTTATAGGTTGTTGTCCATTAATTCGTAAAATTTGTTCTTGCCTGAACTTTCCGGGATTTCTGATTTCTAAATTTTTACCTGGATTGATTGTTATATTGACAAATTTATCTACGCTGTAATCTCTGTGCGCTAAGGCGTTGTTGACAGTTTCTCGGATCAACCTTTCTGGATATTCGAAACTTGTAGTACCTCCTTTGTCTGTATCAATTCCTGTTGAAATGTTGGCATGAATAAACCCAATACTGCTTTCTAAAAGCGGTATAATATTGTCTTTAAAAATCTTTTTATTCCCTGCAATCTGCACAGGGCTTTCTACAAAACCATCTACCTGCGCTCTTCCACCAAGAAAATCATAGGTGTTTTTTCCACAGACCAACATGCCAAGTAGAGTAGGTTGTTTGTTAATAACAAACTTTTTTCTTTCGAGAAAAGATTGAGCTGATTGAATATCTGCTTTTAATGTTTCAACTTTCATTCCTTGGTTAAGACGCTGTATGTATTCATTTAGCTTATCTATATCAATATCTTCAATGTTTGAGCCATTTACCTGCCGAAGTTCTCTTGCAAGTTCCAGTTCGGCACGTAGTTCTTTTTGCTTGGCAACTTCTTCTTGCGATATTTTATGATCACCGGTTAATTTTCTTTCCCAGGCTGTGCCATTAAAAAGCACATATTTTTTGTCTTCGGGAAGTT from Chitinophagales bacterium encodes:
- a CDS encoding RNA-binding domain-containing protein, with translation MKVVDKILSNLEFSIESGSYSSIETDKIELKDLSSGSDWKELYKSVCAFLNTQGGIVIIGVNENTKKKEYKFTGFNINNEDKLKELPKQYTTDSKQSIDLSEFIRPDLFEIRDFLNGKVCVLYIEKLPEDKKYVLFNGTAWERKLTGDHKISQEEVAKQKELRAELELARELRQVNGSNIEDIDIDKLNEYIQRLNQGMKVETLKADIQSAQSFLERKKFVINKQPTLLGMLVCGKNTYDFLGGRAQVDGFVESPVQIAGNKKIFKDNIIPLLESSIGFIHANISTGIDTDKGGTTSFEYPERLIRETVNNALAHRDYSVDKFVNITINPGKNLEIRNPGKFRQEQILRINGQQPIRRIIPIPKAQNPRLADVLKSFDRWEGKGWGMSSLTNMALENKIDIPYYILYAEQDVGLFIPKGKILDDEIDWWLKSFGGYIFRKTNGRELTKEQATVLAYFFKSERMGYQERYCIALTPDNNHFFVIAELEKWGLIKKHPDSPELYPTYIVDQTLNKFDFTDELRNIFGGAFDELGSHYKDTLNTILHFNKYGKNLKDINAAQVGDFLYFRKNQKIEDVKKYNDYKRKIRSIISNLTKKKYLLKSKGARPSYNINRKFKRRPSLFD